The genomic DNA AACGTCAACACCGTTGCGCTTTCGCGTCAACGGTGTTGACGTTCCTGGGGGAGGCGGGTGGAGGGCGACGGTCACGCCCAGCGGACGGGTGCCCGACGATCCGTCGGCAGCTGTGTGGACGAGTCACCCCGCGCTGAGTCGAGCTGCGACTGGAGCAGGTACAACGTGCCGGTCAGATCGGCCCCGCGCAGGTCGGCGTCCCGCAGGTCGGCCCCGGTGACGTCGGCGCCCGCGAGATCGACACCGCGCAGGTCAGCCGCGACCATCAGCGCCCCGCGCAGCGATGCTCCTCGCAGGTCGCGCCTCCGCAGGTCCGCCCCGAACAGGTCAGCGCCGCGCATGTCAGAGCCGTCAGCGCGGGCGGAGGTCCGGAGCACCGAGCTCGCCTGCTGCAGCAGCGGATTCACCTCAGCGCGCAAGGCGTCGACATCGACCGAAGCGACCTCGGCCGGCGCCCCGCTGCCGAGCCCGTCCAGCCGCTCACCCTCCGCGCGCAGCGACGCCCGCAGTGCCCCGGACGGCAGCAGGCGTACGGACTCCGTGACGTACCAGAGCAATTCGTGCAGATCGCGCATCACGGGGAACACGTCGAACATCTCCGGCGCCGACTCCGAGCGCCAGTCGACCCCGTCGAACGTCTCCTGCGACACCCGCTGGCCGGCGCCGAAGCAGTCGTACACCGTGCACCCTCTGAACCCGAGCTCCGGCAGGCGGGTGTGCACCGAGCAGAGCGAGTTCGCGGCGAGGTTGGGGCACGGCGTCCGGGCGGGCTTGTCGATGGCGAAGTCGACCGAGGCGCTGAAAGCCGGTACGACACAGCAGAGTCCGAAGCACTGCGAGCAGTCGGCCCGCAGCTCACGCTCAGAAGAGGTCACCCGAAGTCTGCCGCCGTCTCACTCGTCGAGGTCGAAGAAGGCGACTTCCGGTCGCCCACACCAGTGTTCCACGCCCAGTCGCGCACCTCGGGGGCGTCCTCGCCGTGCTCGCGGGTCCACTCCTTGGCACGTCGGCGGGCGTCGACCATCTGCTGGCGCAGCCCGGCTGCCCGCGACCCGAGCGCGGGCACACGGTCGATGACGTCGATGACCAGGTGGTAGCGGTCGAGGTCGTTCATCATCACCATGTCGAACGGCGTCGTGGTCGTGCCCTCCTCCTTGTATCCGCGCACGTGCAGGTTGTCGTGGTTCGTACGCCGGTAGGTCAGGCGGTGGATCACCCACGGGTAGCCGTGATAGGCGAAGATCACCGGCTTGTCGCGCGTGAAGAGGGTGTCGAAGTCGCGGTCGGACAGCCCGTGCGGGTGCTCCTTCTCGTCCTGCAGGCGCATCAGGTCGACGACGTTGACGAAGCGAATTCGCAGCTCTGGCAGGTGTTCTCGCAGCAGGCTGACGGCGGCGAGGGCCTCCAGAGTCGGGATGTCGCCGGCCGAGGCGATGACGACCTCGGGGTCGCCCTCGTCGTTGGACGCCCACTCCCAGATGCCGGCGCCGCGCGCGCAGTGGTCCGCAGCCTGCTCGGCGGTGAGCCAGTCGAACTG from Luteipulveratus halotolerans includes the following:
- a CDS encoding pentapeptide repeat-containing protein, producing the protein MTSSERELRADCSQCFGLCCVVPAFSASVDFAIDKPARTPCPNLAANSLCSVHTRLPELGFRGCTVYDCFGAGQRVSQETFDGVDWRSESAPEMFDVFPVMRDLHELLWYVTESVRLLPSGALRASLRAEGERLDGLGSGAPAEVASVDVDALRAEVNPLLQQASSVLRTSARADGSDMRGADLFGADLRRRDLRGASLRGALMVAADLRGVDLAGADVTGADLRDADLRGADLTGTLYLLQSQLDSARGDSSTQLPTDRRAPVRWA